The following proteins are co-located in the Spinactinospora alkalitolerans genome:
- a CDS encoding YciI family protein codes for MRFMILVKADDDSEAGVPPSQELIEEMGRYNEELVNAGVLLAGEGLHPSSNGARVNFSGDGRTVVDGPFAETKELIAGFWMIDVKSMDEAIEWAKRCPNPTGEESVLEIRKVFEDTDFENATEEQIAREQRLRDRIAES; via the coding sequence ATGCGGTTCATGATTCTGGTCAAGGCCGACGACGACAGCGAGGCGGGCGTCCCCCCGTCCCAGGAGCTCATCGAGGAGATGGGCCGGTACAACGAGGAGCTGGTCAACGCCGGTGTCCTGCTCGCCGGCGAAGGGCTCCACCCGAGCTCGAACGGTGCGCGCGTCAACTTCTCCGGGGACGGCCGGACCGTGGTCGACGGCCCCTTCGCCGAGACCAAGGAACTGATCGCCGGCTTCTGGATGATCGACGTGAAGTCGATGGACGAGGCGATCGAGTGGGCCAAGCGCTGCCCCAACCCCACCGGTGAGGAGTCCGTGCTGGAGATCCGCAAGGTGTTCGAGGACACGGACTTCGAGAACGCGACCGAGGAGCAGATCGCCCGCGAACAGCGCCTGCGCGACCGGATCGCGGAGTCCTGA
- a CDS encoding type I restriction endonuclease subunit R gives MSSTVPAYFESRFENAIVADLARVGGWRVVEQDGGYDVERAVDTARLFEFLGKPSQRKRMDRLRAAYGGEADLQRGVLKRITDQLDKRGVLDVLRNGVKDQGVDLELAHFKPEGAEATDALAHYRENILSVTPQLRYSAHNGNSLDLAFFVNGLPVATAELKNPPTGQTVAHAMRQYREDRDPREKLFTKRALVHFAVDTDEVHMTTRLARRKTVFLPFNQGSNGPSKVGGKGNRKNVEKSEGSYPTAYLWREVLERDAFMEILQRFLSEEENGGTTLIFPRFHQWHAVREITKHAARHGSGENYLAQHSAGSGKSNTIAWLALRLVDLHTLSDRKKLEGRARGIGPDVPVFDKILVVTDRTVLNDQLSATVKNFVRTRGAFKAVTGDDGGKSAGLLDALQDSTTRIVTVTLQTFPYALKLMKELPGLRCAIIADEAHSSQSGTTSKKVRAALSDSGEDDADTAAEDDGVPEAADPLAERAYPNLSFFAFTATPKKKTLNLFGVKRDDGTMGPFHLYSMHQAVDEGFILDVLSRYITYDRSFQLVNKAVQDTTGPEDPEVDVKKAKAALMRMVDVSDVRIRELADLIVRHFHRYIAPQMGGRSKAMVVTGSRRHAVLLHRAIEKRRKELRWEDCRALVAFSGELRLDGQQLTESRVNGFSEQRLPAAFGYTRADDPHGTGGAKDEYRVLVVADKYQTGFDQPLLTTMYVDKKLGGVQAVQTLSRLNRTHPHKSQNDLFILDFRNTADEIAAAFQDYYSTTLADEVDPNLLYERHSELLASDVLDRDEIAEFDRLCLPGEDTPAHADMVRLTGPALERFGELIGHDGTAAEKFRGRLDGYQRGYGFLQLIAKWVSEDADLRGLYRFGGILLGRLPRRAEERGIDLSRTEVAEYRPVKSSEQRIRLSAEEPGTLGGFTVDERGPGGERTPETGRLSDVIAEINDMYGLGLRQEHIDGPIVDVAEQTPRLKKAAAKASPEDFKRLFIAPFRKRFLARVQADPEDAELFRAYNNRRDLRDLIDSEAARRAQKDWG, from the coding sequence ATGAGCTCGACCGTCCCCGCGTACTTCGAATCCCGGTTCGAGAACGCGATCGTCGCGGACCTCGCAAGGGTGGGGGGCTGGCGGGTCGTCGAGCAGGACGGCGGCTACGACGTCGAGCGCGCCGTGGACACCGCCCGGCTCTTCGAGTTCCTCGGCAAGCCCTCCCAGCGCAAGCGGATGGACCGGCTCAGGGCCGCCTACGGCGGGGAGGCCGACCTCCAGCGCGGCGTCCTGAAGCGGATCACCGACCAGCTCGACAAGCGCGGCGTCCTGGACGTCCTGCGCAACGGCGTCAAGGACCAGGGAGTCGACCTCGAACTCGCCCACTTCAAGCCCGAAGGCGCCGAGGCGACCGACGCCCTGGCCCACTACCGGGAGAACATCCTCAGCGTCACCCCGCAACTCCGCTACTCCGCGCACAACGGCAACTCCCTCGACCTGGCGTTCTTCGTCAACGGCCTCCCCGTGGCCACCGCCGAGTTGAAGAACCCGCCCACCGGGCAGACCGTCGCGCACGCGATGCGGCAGTACCGCGAGGACCGGGACCCGAGGGAGAAGCTGTTCACCAAGCGGGCGCTCGTGCACTTCGCCGTCGACACCGACGAGGTGCACATGACCACCCGGCTCGCCCGCCGGAAGACCGTGTTCCTCCCGTTCAACCAGGGCTCCAACGGCCCCAGCAAGGTCGGCGGCAAGGGCAACCGCAAGAACGTCGAGAAGAGCGAGGGCAGCTACCCCACCGCCTACCTGTGGCGCGAGGTGCTGGAGCGGGACGCCTTCATGGAGATCCTGCAGCGCTTCCTTTCGGAGGAGGAGAACGGCGGGACGACGCTGATCTTCCCCCGCTTCCACCAGTGGCACGCCGTGCGCGAGATCACGAAGCACGCGGCGCGGCACGGCAGCGGCGAGAACTACCTGGCCCAGCACTCGGCCGGCTCCGGCAAGTCCAACACCATCGCCTGGCTCGCACTGCGCCTGGTCGACCTGCACACGCTTTCGGACCGGAAGAAGCTGGAAGGGCGGGCGCGCGGGATCGGGCCCGACGTCCCCGTGTTCGACAAGATCCTCGTCGTCACCGACCGGACCGTCCTCAACGACCAGCTCAGCGCGACCGTCAAGAACTTCGTCCGGACCAGGGGCGCGTTCAAGGCCGTCACCGGTGACGACGGCGGCAAGTCCGCCGGTCTACTCGATGCCCTGCAGGACTCCACCACCCGGATCGTCACGGTCACCCTGCAGACGTTCCCCTACGCGCTGAAGCTGATGAAGGAGCTCCCGGGACTGCGCTGCGCCATCATCGCCGACGAGGCGCACTCCTCCCAGAGCGGCACGACCTCGAAGAAGGTCCGAGCCGCGCTCAGCGACAGCGGCGAGGACGACGCCGACACGGCCGCCGAGGACGACGGCGTCCCCGAAGCCGCCGACCCGCTCGCCGAACGCGCCTACCCGAACCTGTCGTTCTTCGCCTTCACCGCCACCCCCAAGAAGAAGACGCTCAACCTGTTCGGGGTCAAGCGCGACGACGGCACGATGGGGCCCTTCCACCTCTACTCGATGCACCAGGCCGTCGACGAGGGCTTCATCCTGGACGTCCTCAGCCGCTACATCACCTACGACCGCAGCTTCCAGCTGGTCAACAAGGCCGTCCAGGACACCACCGGCCCCGAGGACCCCGAGGTCGACGTGAAGAAGGCCAAGGCAGCCCTGATGCGGATGGTCGACGTCAGCGACGTGCGCATCCGGGAACTCGCCGACCTCATCGTGCGGCACTTCCACCGCTACATCGCGCCGCAGATGGGCGGACGCTCCAAGGCCATGGTCGTCACCGGCAGCCGCAGACACGCGGTGCTGCTGCACCGGGCCATCGAGAAACGCCGCAAGGAGCTCCGCTGGGAGGACTGCCGCGCGCTCGTCGCGTTCTCCGGGGAACTGAGACTCGACGGGCAGCAGCTGACCGAAAGCAGGGTCAACGGCTTCAGCGAGCAGAGGCTCCCCGCGGCGTTCGGCTACACCCGGGCCGATGACCCGCACGGCACCGGCGGCGCGAAGGACGAGTACCGCGTCCTCGTCGTGGCCGACAAATACCAGACCGGCTTCGACCAGCCACTGCTCACCACGATGTACGTGGACAAGAAGCTCGGCGGCGTCCAGGCGGTGCAGACGCTGTCCCGGCTGAACCGCACGCACCCGCACAAGAGCCAGAACGACCTGTTCATCCTCGACTTCCGCAACACAGCCGACGAGATCGCCGCCGCCTTCCAGGACTACTACTCCACCACGCTGGCCGACGAGGTCGATCCGAACCTCCTCTACGAGAGGCACAGCGAACTCCTGGCCTCCGACGTGCTCGACCGCGACGAGATCGCGGAGTTCGACCGGCTCTGCCTCCCGGGGGAGGACACCCCCGCCCACGCCGACATGGTCCGGTTGACCGGACCGGCCCTGGAGCGGTTCGGGGAGCTGATCGGGCACGACGGCACGGCCGCCGAGAAGTTCCGCGGCAGACTCGACGGCTACCAGCGCGGCTACGGTTTCCTGCAGCTCATCGCCAAGTGGGTGAGCGAGGACGCGGACCTACGCGGCCTGTACCGCTTCGGCGGGATCCTGCTGGGTCGGCTGCCGCGCCGGGCCGAGGAGCGGGGAATCGACCTGTCCCGGACCGAGGTCGCCGAGTACCGCCCCGTCAAGTCGAGCGAGCAGCGCATCAGGCTCTCCGCCGAAGAGCCCGGGACCCTCGGCGGCTTCACGGTCGACGAGCGCGGGCCCGGTGGCGAGCGCACCCCGGAGACGGGCCGGCTGTCCGATGTCATCGCCGAGATCAACGACATGTACGGACTCGGCCTGCGCCAAGAGCACATCGACGGACCGATCGTCGACGTGGCGGAGCAGACGCCCCGGTTGAAGAAGGCCGCGGCCAAGGCATCGCCGGAGGACTTCAAGCGGCTCTTCATCGCACCGTTCCGCAAGCGGTTCCTGGCCAGGGTCCAGGCCGATCCCGAGGACGCCGAACTCTTCCGCGCCTACAACAACAGACGGGACCTGCGTGACCTCATCGACTCCGAAGCCGCGCGCCGCGCGCAGAAGGACTGGGGGTAG
- a CDS encoding RNA polymerase sigma factor, producing the protein MTGSDTHRTIDAVWRIESARLIAGLARIVHDVGLAEELAQDALVAALERWPETGVPDNPGAWLMATAKHRAVDLLRRNKRLEHKLEEIGRDVESRQDGAPGFDAVLDDDAIEDDLLRLVFTACHPVLSTEARVALTLRLLGGLTTGEIARAFLAAEPTVAQRIVRAKRTLAKAEVPFEVPPRAELADRLSSVLEVVYLVFNEGYAATAGDDWMRPALCEEALRLGRVLAGLMPKEAEVHGLVGLMEIQASRTRARTGPSGEPVLLLDQDRARWDRLLIRRGLAALDRAEELTGRPGPYALQAAIAACHARARTPEETDWARIAALYAALARRTPSPVVELNRAAALAMAFGPAVGLELADELAAEPSLKDYHLLPSVRGDLLAKLDRFDEAREEFERAASLTRNERERALLLDRAAACGRATASP; encoded by the coding sequence GTGACGGGTTCCGACACCCACCGCACGATCGACGCGGTCTGGAGGATCGAGTCGGCGAGGCTCATCGCCGGTCTCGCCCGGATCGTGCACGACGTCGGCCTCGCCGAGGAGCTCGCACAGGACGCGCTGGTCGCCGCGCTCGAACGGTGGCCGGAGACGGGTGTCCCGGACAACCCCGGCGCCTGGCTCATGGCCACGGCCAAGCACCGCGCGGTCGACCTGCTGCGCCGGAACAAGCGCCTTGAACACAAGCTCGAGGAGATCGGCCGCGACGTCGAGAGTCGGCAGGACGGCGCGCCGGGCTTCGACGCGGTCCTCGACGACGACGCCATCGAGGACGATCTGCTGCGGCTCGTCTTCACGGCCTGCCACCCGGTTCTGTCCACCGAGGCGCGGGTCGCGCTCACGCTGCGCCTGCTCGGCGGCCTGACCACCGGCGAGATCGCGCGGGCGTTCCTCGCCGCGGAGCCGACCGTCGCCCAGCGGATCGTCCGGGCCAAACGCACCCTCGCCAAGGCCGAGGTCCCCTTCGAGGTGCCGCCGAGGGCCGAGCTCGCCGACCGCCTGTCGTCGGTGCTGGAGGTCGTCTACCTCGTGTTCAACGAGGGCTACGCCGCGACGGCGGGCGACGACTGGATGCGGCCCGCGCTCTGCGAGGAGGCGCTGCGCCTCGGCCGCGTCCTGGCCGGGCTCATGCCCAAGGAAGCGGAGGTGCACGGCCTCGTCGGGCTGATGGAGATCCAGGCGTCGCGCACGCGCGCGCGGACCGGCCCGTCCGGCGAGCCCGTCCTACTGCTCGACCAGGACCGCGCCCGCTGGGACCGACTCCTCATCCGCCGCGGCCTTGCGGCCCTCGACCGCGCCGAGGAGCTCACCGGCCGGCCCGGCCCCTACGCGCTGCAGGCCGCGATCGCCGCCTGCCACGCGCGGGCGCGCACCCCGGAGGAGACGGACTGGGCGCGCATCGCCGCGCTCTACGCCGCGCTGGCCCGGCGCACGCCCTCCCCCGTCGTGGAGCTGAACCGCGCGGCCGCGCTCGCGATGGCGTTCGGCCCGGCCGTGGGCCTGGAACTCGCCGACGAGCTGGCCGCGGAGCCGTCGCTCAAGGACTACCACCTGCTGCCGAGCGTGCGCGGCGACCTCCTCGCCAAGCTCGACCGCTTCGACGAGGCTCGGGAGGAGTTCGAGCGCGCCGCGTCGCTAACCCGCAACGAGCGCGAACGCGCGCTGCTCCTCGACCGCGCCGCCGCCTGCGGACGCGCGACGGCGTCGCCGTAG
- a CDS encoding glycoside hydrolase family 16 protein, with translation MSTTAVAAAGLLAVGVLGAPSEGVPQTNAEPVAQTAAAPVWSDEFDGPAGTPPDPAKWNLEVNGDGGGNNELQYYTDSTDNAAHDGNGHMVITARKGNPAGYQCHYGPCEYTSARMNTAGKFTQAYGRFEARIKIPRGQGIWPAFWMLGDNFGSVGWPDSGEIDIMENVGHEPSTVHGTLHGPGYSGGNPITGSYRHPSGGAFADGFHTYAVEWDPDSITWFVDGVAYQTFTPADTRGNPWVYDHPFFMILNVAVGGNWPGSPDASTSFPQQMVIDYVRVYDQGSGGGDNGGGSGATGAITGIGGMCVDVAGAGTADGTPIQLHHCNGGPAQSWTMGADGTVRALGKCLDVSGAGTADGTPVQLWDCNGTAAQQWVYTEARDLVNPNADKCLDATGNSSADGTRLQIWTCAGTANQKWNAPV, from the coding sequence ATGTCCACGACCGCGGTCGCCGCGGCGGGGCTGCTCGCCGTGGGCGTGCTGGGTGCGCCGTCCGAGGGGGTGCCCCAGACGAACGCCGAGCCGGTGGCGCAGACCGCGGCGGCCCCGGTGTGGTCCGACGAGTTCGACGGCCCCGCCGGGACCCCTCCCGACCCGGCCAAGTGGAATCTGGAGGTCAACGGCGACGGCGGCGGCAACAACGAGCTGCAGTACTACACCGACAGCACCGACAACGCCGCCCACGACGGCAACGGCCACATGGTCATCACCGCCCGCAAGGGCAACCCCGCCGGCTACCAGTGCCACTACGGGCCGTGCGAGTACACCTCGGCCCGCATGAACACGGCGGGCAAGTTCACCCAGGCCTACGGCAGGTTCGAGGCCCGCATCAAGATCCCGCGCGGCCAGGGGATCTGGCCGGCCTTCTGGATGCTGGGCGACAACTTCGGCTCGGTCGGCTGGCCCGACAGCGGCGAGATCGACATCATGGAGAACGTCGGCCACGAGCCGAGCACCGTGCACGGCACCCTGCACGGCCCCGGCTACTCGGGCGGCAACCCGATCACCGGCTCCTACCGGCACCCCAGCGGGGGAGCGTTCGCCGACGGCTTCCACACCTACGCGGTGGAGTGGGACCCCGACTCGATCACCTGGTTCGTCGACGGCGTCGCCTACCAGACGTTCACCCCCGCTGACACCCGCGGCAACCCGTGGGTCTACGACCACCCGTTCTTCATGATCCTGAACGTGGCCGTCGGCGGCAACTGGCCCGGCTCGCCGGACGCCTCCACCTCCTTCCCGCAGCAGATGGTGATCGACTACGTCCGCGTCTACGACCAGGGTTCGGGCGGCGGCGACAACGGCGGCGGATCCGGGGCGACCGGGGCCATCACCGGCATCGGCGGGATGTGCGTCGACGTGGCGGGCGCCGGAACCGCCGACGGCACGCCCATCCAACTGCACCACTGCAACGGCGGGCCCGCCCAGAGCTGGACGATGGGCGCCGACGGCACCGTCCGCGCGCTCGGCAAGTGCCTGGACGTGTCGGGGGCCGGTACGGCCGACGGCACGCCGGTCCAGTTGTGGGACTGCAACGGCACGGCGGCCCAGCAGTGGGTCTACACCGAGGCCCGCGACCTGGTGAACCCCAACGCCGACAAGTGCCTGGACGCCACCGGGAACTCCTCGGCCGACGGCACCCGGCTGCAGATCTGGACCTGTGCCGGCACCGCCAACCAGAAGTGGAACGCCCCGGTCTGA
- a CDS encoding Rieske 2Fe-2S domain-containing protein, with the protein MRLGERIHRIERAKGLDRVAGAMKRVVDAVPEGRFRDVLHGVQLGHPMHPLMVQVPIGAWLSAAVLDCFPGTERSARRLVNTGIIAAVPAMAAGAADWSRQHERHQRVGVVHAAANNVALMLYGASSMARSRGRHGWGKALGAAGLGAVGVGGMLGAHIAYHLAGGANRADYVTDRMPSEWHDIGMLTEFPEETPMHGVLGDTPLVIVRSGGEVHVMAEICSHMSGPLSKGEVSDDCITCPWHGSTFRLADGGVVSGPATASQPVLETRVRDGVVSVRRPESGALVPPPRSEAAGAGSEQEKQPTTGRARG; encoded by the coding sequence ATGAGACTGGGAGAACGGATTCACCGGATCGAGCGGGCCAAGGGCCTGGACCGGGTCGCGGGCGCTATGAAGCGGGTGGTGGACGCCGTCCCGGAGGGGCGGTTCCGCGACGTGCTGCACGGCGTCCAACTCGGTCATCCGATGCACCCGCTGATGGTGCAGGTGCCCATCGGGGCGTGGCTGTCGGCCGCCGTCCTCGACTGCTTCCCCGGAACCGAGCGCTCCGCGCGGCGGCTGGTCAACACCGGCATCATCGCCGCCGTCCCGGCGATGGCGGCCGGGGCGGCGGACTGGTCGCGCCAGCACGAGCGGCACCAGCGGGTCGGGGTCGTGCACGCCGCGGCCAACAACGTGGCGCTGATGCTGTACGGCGCGTCCTCGATGGCGCGCTCGCGCGGCAGGCACGGCTGGGGCAAGGCGCTGGGCGCGGCCGGGCTCGGGGCGGTCGGCGTCGGCGGCATGCTCGGGGCGCACATCGCCTACCACCTGGCCGGCGGCGCCAACCGCGCCGACTACGTGACGGACCGGATGCCGTCGGAGTGGCACGACATCGGCATGCTGACGGAGTTCCCCGAGGAGACGCCGATGCACGGCGTGCTCGGCGACACCCCGCTGGTCATCGTCCGTTCGGGCGGCGAGGTGCACGTCATGGCCGAGATCTGCTCGCACATGAGCGGGCCGCTGTCCAAGGGCGAGGTCTCCGACGACTGCATCACCTGCCCGTGGCACGGCAGCACGTTCCGGCTGGCCGACGGCGGCGTGGTCAGCGGCCCGGCCACCGCTTCGCAGCCGGTGCTGGAGACCCGCGTGCGCGACGGGGTGGTGAGCGTGCGCCGCCCCGAGAGCGGCGCGCTGGTGCCCCCGCCGCGCTCCGAGGCGGCCGGTGCGGGCAGTGAGCAGGAGAAGCAGCCGACGACAGGGAGAGCACGTGGTTGA
- a CDS encoding DUF6343 family protein: MGRAKPPRGSHDRPYSALNLRLLMAVIGVVVCIALGAIALTADFTVLAVFLWVLAVVGVVDIVVVLRRRRQRGPGHGSLFE, encoded by the coding sequence ATGGGACGTGCCAAACCCCCGAGGGGCAGCCATGACCGGCCCTACAGCGCGCTGAACCTGCGGCTGCTGATGGCGGTGATCGGCGTCGTCGTCTGCATCGCCCTCGGTGCGATCGCCCTCACCGCCGACTTCACCGTCCTGGCGGTCTTCCTCTGGGTGCTCGCCGTGGTGGGGGTGGTCGACATCGTGGTCGTCCTCAGGCGCCGACGGCAGCGGGGACCCGGCCACGGTTCGCTCTTCGAATGA
- a CDS encoding serine/threonine-protein kinase: MSAERVVIADRYELTAFVGRGGMGEVWEAYDRGLDRKVAVKLLRRDTLPETDRGDDVGERRFHRETRATARVEYPGVPAVYDTGVHEDTLFLVMQFIEGHLLSDVIAEEAPMPVPWVASITAQLASILAAAHDRSLVHRDLKPGNIILGPDGSLKLLDFGIAAVLDPGTTRLTMGVVPGTPHYMAPEQLEDKPATPRSDLYSLGCLMYELLTERPPSPGARSRPSRTSRSTPFPNRWERCATVFRRNSSASSATSSPNGRTTVPTTPTPCTGGWNRSFPGRATSRPGRSTTRRGRTSGRWPRCPNGPSAHVSAAPLRRPPGRRRALPRPIRRRCSPRPSG; the protein is encoded by the coding sequence GTGAGCGCAGAGCGCGTCGTCATCGCCGATCGCTACGAACTGACCGCGTTCGTCGGCCGCGGCGGGATGGGCGAGGTGTGGGAGGCCTACGACCGCGGCCTCGACCGCAAGGTCGCGGTGAAACTGCTGCGCAGGGACACCCTGCCGGAAACCGACCGGGGCGACGACGTCGGAGAGAGACGGTTCCACCGGGAGACGCGGGCGACCGCCAGGGTCGAATATCCCGGTGTCCCCGCCGTGTACGACACCGGCGTGCACGAGGACACCCTGTTCCTGGTGATGCAGTTCATCGAAGGCCACCTGCTCAGCGATGTGATCGCCGAAGAGGCCCCCATGCCCGTCCCGTGGGTCGCCTCGATCACGGCCCAACTCGCCTCGATCCTCGCCGCGGCGCACGATCGGTCCCTGGTCCACCGCGACCTGAAGCCCGGCAACATCATCCTCGGTCCGGACGGATCACTGAAGCTCCTGGATTTCGGGATCGCCGCCGTCCTCGACCCCGGGACCACCCGACTCACCATGGGCGTGGTACCGGGAACGCCCCACTACATGGCCCCCGAGCAGTTGGAGGACAAGCCGGCGACCCCGCGCAGTGACCTGTACTCGCTCGGCTGCCTGATGTACGAGCTCCTGACCGAGCGCCCGCCCTCACCGGGCGCACGGTCGCGTCCATCACGCACCAGCAGGTCAACTCCATTCCCGAACCGGTGGGAGCGCTGCGCGACGGTGTTCCGGCGGAACTCGAGCGCCTCGTCGGCGACCTCCTCGCCAAACGGCCGGACGACCGTCCCGACGACGCCCACTCCGTGTACCGGCGGCTGGAACCGCTCCTTCCCGGGACGGGCGACGAGCCGACCAGGCCGCTCCACGACCCGACGCGGCCGTACCTCCGGCCGATGGCCCCGATGCCCAAACGGGCCGTCCGCGCACGTGTCGGCGGCGCCGCTACGGCGCCCGCCCGGCAGGCGCCGAGCGCTCCCGCGGCCGATCCGGCGGCGTTGCTCGCCGAGGCCGAGCGGCTGA
- a CDS encoding Lrp/AsnC family transcriptional regulator, giving the protein MAAPFAPDAVDRALAVALAEDGRAPYADLAAVTVTGPDSARRRVGRMPAGRVLTARCEIARSLSEWPVAMTLWVRVASGDMAKITPIVSGMREVRLCVGVSGRYNLMITAWIRSVGDAQRFEARLAERLPGILIGDRATVLQPMKLMGHLLDHRGHRIGTVPVNPWSS; this is encoded by the coding sequence GTGGCGGCCCCCTTCGCCCCGGACGCGGTCGACCGCGCTCTCGCGGTCGCGCTGGCCGAGGACGGCAGGGCGCCCTACGCCGACCTCGCCGCCGTGACCGTGACCGGCCCCGATTCCGCGCGGCGCCGCGTCGGGCGCATGCCGGCGGGCCGAGTCCTGACGGCCCGCTGCGAGATCGCCCGGTCCCTGTCGGAGTGGCCGGTGGCCATGACCCTGTGGGTGCGGGTCGCGTCGGGCGACATGGCCAAGATCACCCCGATCGTCTCGGGGATGCGGGAGGTCCGGCTGTGCGTCGGGGTGTCGGGGCGGTACAACCTGATGATCACGGCGTGGATCCGCTCGGTCGGCGACGCCCAGCGGTTCGAGGCCCGCCTCGCCGAGCGCCTGCCCGGCATCCTCATCGGCGACCGGGCGACCGTCCTGCAGCCGATGAAGCTCATGGGTCACCTGCTCGACCACCGCGGCCACCGGATCGGAACCGTCCCGGTGAACCCCTGGAGCTCCTGA
- a CDS encoding aldehyde dehydrogenase family protein, with translation MVESTRTAPTAATAAEVPSVREASGDLTVVDPRDGTLVGRLPAATAADVDAALDRARRARAQWARTPAAERGAALRTIARVLRDNEENLARLNSRETGRPLAEAREGVEAGAGTLEQYAEIGPLHRGRSLVGDWSATDVMVAEPRGVVVALTPWNDPVAVSCGLVGAALATGNTVVYKASERAPHTGALFAEIVAAGLPQGVLTGLTGGGEVGVALAEDPRADVVAHVGSTAAGASIRAATARTGAKALLENGGNDPLVVDADVDPVWAAEQAALGSFANSGQICTSVERIYVHRAVADRFVEALVEQAARRVPESAAAGEIAMGPLVDRRHREAVHAHVEQAVQAGATCLIGGEMPGGLSAYYPATVLTGCTDGMAVMREETFGPVAPVQVVDGFDQGLAEAVRDRYGLAATVLTASMEHAQRACRELPVGTVKVNAVFGGAPGGAAQPRGASGQGFGYGPELMDEMTTVKVLHMGLPKQLG, from the coding sequence GTGGTTGAGTCAACGCGCACCGCACCGACGGCGGCGACGGCGGCGGAGGTGCCGTCGGTGCGGGAGGCGAGCGGCGACCTGACGGTGGTCGACCCGCGCGACGGGACGCTCGTGGGGCGCCTGCCCGCGGCGACCGCCGCCGACGTCGACGCGGCCCTCGACCGCGCCCGCCGCGCCCGCGCGCAATGGGCGCGCACGCCCGCGGCCGAGCGCGGCGCCGCGCTGCGGACGATCGCGCGGGTCCTGCGCGACAACGAGGAGAACCTCGCCCGGCTGAACAGCCGCGAGACCGGGCGGCCGCTCGCGGAGGCGCGGGAGGGCGTCGAGGCCGGAGCCGGGACGCTGGAGCAGTACGCCGAGATCGGCCCGCTGCACCGCGGGCGCAGCCTGGTCGGGGACTGGAGCGCCACCGATGTGATGGTGGCCGAGCCGCGCGGGGTCGTGGTCGCGCTGACGCCGTGGAACGACCCGGTCGCGGTGAGCTGCGGACTCGTCGGCGCGGCGCTGGCCACGGGCAACACGGTCGTCTACAAGGCGAGCGAGCGGGCGCCGCACACCGGCGCACTGTTCGCCGAGATCGTCGCGGCGGGACTGCCCCAAGGGGTGCTGACCGGCCTGACGGGGGGCGGCGAGGTCGGCGTCGCGCTGGCGGAGGATCCGCGGGCCGATGTGGTCGCGCACGTCGGCAGCACCGCCGCCGGCGCGTCGATCCGGGCGGCGACGGCGCGGACGGGGGCCAAGGCGCTGCTGGAGAACGGCGGGAACGACCCGCTGGTCGTGGACGCCGACGTCGACCCGGTGTGGGCCGCGGAGCAGGCGGCGCTGGGCTCGTTCGCCAACAGCGGGCAGATCTGCACGTCGGTGGAGCGGATCTACGTGCACCGGGCGGTCGCGGACCGGTTCGTCGAGGCGCTCGTCGAGCAGGCGGCCCGCCGGGTCCCCGAGTCGGCCGCGGCCGGGGAGATCGCGATGGGGCCGCTGGTGGACCGGCGGCACCGGGAGGCGGTGCACGCCCACGTGGAGCAGGCCGTGCAGGCCGGGGCCACGTGCCTGATCGGCGGTGAGATGCCGGGCGGGCTGAGCGCCTATTACCCGGCGACGGTCCTCACCGGGTGCACCGACGGGATGGCCGTGATGCGGGAGGAGACCTTCGGCCCGGTCGCCCCGGTGCAGGTGGTCGACGGGTTCGACCAGGGCCTGGCCGAGGCGGTGCGGGACCGCTACGGCCTGGCCGCGACGGTGCTCACGGCGTCGATGGAGCACGCCCAGCGGGCCTGCCGGGAACTGCCGGTGGGCACCGTCAAGGTCAACGCCGTCTTCGGCGGGGCCCCCGGCGGCGCGGCCCAGCCCCGCGGCGCCAGCGGGCAGGGGTTCGGCTACGGACCCGAGCTCATGGACGAGATGACGACCGTGAAGGTCCTCCACATGGGGCTGCCCAAACAACTCGGGTGA